One window of the Zea mays cultivar B73 chromosome 3, Zm-B73-REFERENCE-NAM-5.0, whole genome shotgun sequence genome contains the following:
- the LOC100501523 gene encoding uncharacterized protein LOC100501523 — protein MGKDAGEAQQQPDGAGGGAGGGAGGNRGGRFCFCGGGGAARVVRLQCVAALVLGVAVLLSALFWLPPFAGWGGGKEGPDPGDEFGAAIAASFRLHKTVPELSGNKSQLELDIYEEVGIPNSTVVVNMIHPLDGSNWTNIIFNIVPFPENVTISSTWLSILRSKFMSLVVRQSSIHLTEPLFGNASAFEVIKFPGGITIIPPQTAFLLQKPHATFNFTLNYPIYKLQDRTNELKDQMKAGLLLNPYENLYIKLTNSQGSTILPPTIVETSIVLEVGNHQPSVPRMKQLARTITNSSSSSGNLGLNHTVFGRVKQISLSSYLRHSLHSGRGSDAPSPAPMHHHGHHSHHHRHHHHSHDDNRHPAAPAPAPVHFPAPQPRYGAPPPSGGCPYSKNKPKKSGRAAPAAEPAANDHRSASIALPPHPSSPSPASWSQHAPSTPAVPPPPALPEPPLPTISFAHPRPPSERGTGTSPAPSEEATRAGPSGMSQVAPAPHSSYATRMQGDVPCCWVLFVLALCVLTSLLR, from the exons ATGGGGAAGGACGCCGGCGAGGCGCAGCAGCAGCCGGACGGGGCGGGCGGTGGCGCAGGCGGCGGCGCAGGAGGAAATAGGGGCGGCCGCTTCTGCTTCTGCGGCGGCGGAGGAGCGGCGAGGGTGGTTCGGCTGCAATGCGTGGCAGCGCTCGTGCTCGGGGTGGCCGTGCTGCTGTCGGCGCTCTTCTGGCTCCCGCCCTTTGCCGGGTGGGGCGGCGGCAAGGAGGGCCCGGATCCGGGCGACGAGTTCGGAG CTGCTATAGCGGCAAGCTTTAGGCTACACAAGACAGTTCCTGAGCTGAGTGGAAATAAATCCCAGCTCGAATTGGATATATATGAGGAAGTTGGCATTCCTAATTCCACG GTGGTTGTGAATATGATACATCCATTAGATGGATCAAACTGGACAAACATCATCTTCAACATTGTCCCTTTCCCAGAGAACGTGACTATATCATCAACATGGTTGAGCATTCTTAGATCAAAGTTCATGTCCTTGGTTGTACGGCAGTCATCAATCCACTTGACTGAGCCTCTATTCGGGAATGCGTCAGCCTTTGAAGTAATTAAATTTCCAGGAGGAATAACAATTATCCCTCCACAAACTGCTTTTCTTCTTCAGAAGCCCCATGCAACTTTTAATTTTACTCTGAACTATCCGATCTACAAATTACAAGACAGAACTAACGAGTTAAAGGATCAAATGAAGGCAGGATTACTGCTCAATCCATACGAG AATCTGTATATCAAGTTGACAAATTCGCAAGGTTCAACGATTCTCCCGCCAACAATCGTTGAGACCTCCATCGTCCTCGAAGTTGGAAACCACCAGCCATCTGTACCAAGGATGAAACAGTTGGCGCGGACGATCACCAATTCATCTTCATCCTCAGGAAACCTGGGCCTGAATCACACTGTATTTGGCAGGGTGAAGCAGATTAGCCTTTCATCCTATCTTAGGCATTCCTTACACAGTGGACGTGGTTCTGATGCACCGAGTCCTGCACCCATGCACCATCATGGTCACCACAgccaccaccaccgccaccaccaccacagtCACGATGACAACAGGCATCCTGCAGCTCCCGCTCCTGCTCCAGTACATTTTCCTGCGCCACAGCCCAGATACGGTGCTCCACCTCCATCCGGTGGGTGTCCGTACAGCAAAAACAAGCCAAAGAAAAGCGGGCGTGCTGCACCAGCTGCCGAGCCTGCAGCTAATGACCACCGATCTGCTTCCATCGCCTTACCACCGCATCCATCATCGCCTTCGCCTGCTAGTTGGTCTCAGCATGCTCCCAGTACGCCGGCTGTTCCTCCCCCTCCTGCTCTACCAGAGCCACCTCTGCCCACCATCTCGTTTGCTCATCCACGTCCTCCAAGTGAACGTGGAACTGGGACGAGTCCTGCTCCAAGTGAAGAGGCGACACGAGCGGGTCCTTCTGGGATGTCACAAGTGGCACCGGCGCCTCATTCAT CTTATGCCACCAGGATGCAGGGCGATGTTCCCTGCTGCTGGGTCCTTTTTGTCCTCGCGCTATGCGTCCTAACGAGCCTGCTACGATGA